From a region of the Mycolicibacterium sp. MU0050 genome:
- a CDS encoding NUDIX hydrolase, with protein MSDRPEPLPVRPAATVMLVREEADGTEVFLMRRHRAMEFVGGVVVFPGGGVDDRDRNADIDWHGPPPSWWAQRLGVDEDLALALVCAAARETFEESGVLFAGAADDPDLLVDDASVYRQARKALADNSLSFGDFLRSEKLMLRADLLRPWANWVTPEEERTRRYDTYFFVGALPPGQLADGENTESDRVAWAKPEAALAEFAAQRIFLLPPTWTQLDSLAGGRSVADILAVERQIVPVQPHLTEANGNWEIEFFDSERYNAARAGRAP; from the coding sequence ATGAGCGACCGACCCGAGCCGCTTCCCGTCCGCCCGGCCGCCACGGTGATGCTGGTGCGGGAGGAGGCCGACGGCACCGAGGTGTTCCTGATGCGTCGGCATCGCGCGATGGAGTTCGTCGGTGGCGTGGTGGTCTTCCCCGGCGGCGGGGTCGACGACCGGGACCGCAACGCCGACATCGACTGGCACGGTCCGCCGCCGTCGTGGTGGGCGCAGCGCCTGGGTGTCGACGAGGACCTGGCCCTGGCCCTGGTGTGCGCGGCGGCCCGGGAGACGTTCGAGGAATCCGGCGTGCTGTTCGCCGGGGCCGCCGACGACCCCGACCTGCTGGTCGACGACGCGAGCGTCTACCGGCAGGCGCGCAAGGCGCTGGCCGACAACTCGCTGTCGTTCGGGGACTTTCTGCGCAGCGAGAAGCTGATGCTGCGGGCCGACCTGTTGCGCCCGTGGGCCAACTGGGTGACGCCCGAGGAGGAACGCACCCGCCGCTACGACACCTACTTCTTTGTCGGCGCGCTGCCGCCAGGTCAGCTGGCCGACGGTGAGAACACCGAGTCCGACCGGGTGGCGTGGGCCAAGCCCGAGGCCGCGCTGGCCGAGTTCGCCGCCCAGCGCATCTTCCTGCTGCCGCCGACCTGGACGCAGCTGGACTCGCTGGCCGGTGGCCGCTCGGTCGCCGACATCCTGGCCGTCGAACGCCAGATCGTCCCCGTGCAGCCGCACCTGACCGAGGCGAACGGCAACTGGGAGATCGAGTTCTTCGACAGCGAGCGCTACAACGCCGCCCGGGCCGGACGCGCTCCGTGA
- a CDS encoding THUMP-like domain-containing protein produces MAFTLDDVEFLTSPRGAAALAEVAALPLAGDRIADIAAVRARYGEHTAVLVETTLLRRRSAQKLPGAQGWLFTDEALQQATAAPVAAHRARRLAGRAVSDVTCSIGAELAALHGSATAVVGSDTDPVRLAMARHNLADAPVLLCRADALAPITADTVVVADPARRSAGRRRFDPRDYAPALDDLLAVYAGRDLVVKCAPGIDFEALGDMGFRGEIEITSWQGSVREACLWSAGLAEPGVARRASLLDSGEQLTDAADDDCGVGPAGRWIVDPDGAVVRAGLVRHYGARHGLWQLDPDIAYLTGDAVPPGVRGFEVIDQLPFTEKALRQALSTLDCGALEILVRGVRVDPDALRRRLRPRGGTPLSVVITRIGTGRAARAVAFICRSSRAPATRD; encoded by the coding sequence CTGGCGTTCACCCTCGACGACGTCGAGTTCCTGACGTCGCCGCGGGGTGCGGCGGCCCTGGCCGAGGTTGCCGCGCTGCCGCTGGCCGGCGACCGCATCGCCGACATCGCCGCCGTGCGGGCCCGCTACGGCGAGCACACCGCCGTCCTGGTGGAGACCACCCTGCTGCGCCGCAGATCGGCGCAGAAGCTGCCCGGCGCGCAGGGCTGGCTGTTCACCGACGAGGCGCTGCAGCAGGCCACCGCGGCCCCGGTCGCGGCGCATCGGGCGCGCCGCCTGGCCGGCCGCGCGGTCTCCGACGTCACCTGTTCGATCGGTGCCGAACTGGCCGCGTTGCACGGCAGCGCGACCGCCGTCGTCGGCAGCGACACCGACCCCGTCCGGCTGGCGATGGCCCGGCACAATCTCGCCGACGCCCCCGTGCTGCTGTGTCGCGCCGACGCACTGGCACCGATCACCGCCGACACCGTCGTCGTCGCCGACCCGGCGCGGCGCAGCGCCGGGCGGCGTCGGTTCGACCCGCGGGACTACGCCCCGGCCCTCGACGACCTGCTCGCGGTCTACGCCGGCCGCGACCTGGTGGTCAAGTGCGCGCCCGGAATCGACTTCGAGGCCTTGGGGGACATGGGCTTCCGCGGTGAGATCGAGATCACGTCGTGGCAGGGCTCGGTGCGGGAGGCGTGTCTGTGGTCGGCGGGCCTGGCCGAGCCCGGGGTCGCCCGGCGGGCCAGCCTGCTCGATTCCGGGGAACAGCTCACCGACGCCGCCGACGACGACTGCGGGGTCGGCCCGGCGGGTCGCTGGATCGTCGACCCGGACGGCGCGGTGGTGCGTGCCGGGCTGGTGCGCCACTACGGCGCGCGGCACGGACTGTGGCAGTTGGACCCCGACATCGCCTACCTCACCGGCGACGCGGTGCCGCCGGGAGTGCGTGGCTTCGAGGTCATCGACCAGCTCCCGTTCACCGAAAAGGCATTGCGGCAAGCGCTTTCGACGCTGGACTGTGGTGCCCTGGAGATCCTGGTGCGCGGGGTGCGGGTAGACCCCGATGCGCTGCGGCGCCGGCTGCGGCCCCGCGGCGGCACCCCGTTGTCGGTGGTGATCACCCGCATCGGCACCGGCCGGGCCGCCCGCGCTGTCGCATTCATCTGCCGTTCGAGCCGGGCGCCGGCCACGCGGGACTAG
- a CDS encoding esterase → MARLWLLTALLAAALLGWAPPVAAADGCSDLGGTRTEDGLCRTHEARTDYELNIAFPVDYPDQGAITEFVTTTRDRFVETAQDRRAHNRPYRMEIQATEHRTETTRSVAFEVYQNVGGAHPSSWYQTFNYDLARQRPLTFETLFAPETRPLDAIYPLVQRALADRLDVADPVSPKAGLDAANYQSFAVTPEELIFYFDRGVLMAGAAGAHAVALPRDQLPPLAL, encoded by the coding sequence ATGGCCCGGCTCTGGTTGCTCACCGCGCTGCTCGCGGCCGCCCTGCTCGGGTGGGCGCCGCCGGTCGCCGCCGCCGACGGGTGCAGCGATCTCGGCGGCACCCGCACCGAGGACGGGCTGTGCCGGACGCACGAGGCGCGCACCGACTACGAGCTGAATATCGCCTTCCCCGTGGATTATCCGGACCAGGGCGCCATCACCGAGTTCGTCACCACCACCCGCGACCGCTTCGTCGAAACGGCACAGGACCGACGCGCGCACAACCGGCCGTACCGGATGGAGATCCAGGCCACCGAGCACCGCACCGAGACCACCCGGTCGGTCGCGTTCGAGGTGTACCAGAACGTCGGCGGCGCGCACCCGTCGTCGTGGTATCAGACGTTCAACTACGACCTGGCGCGGCAGCGTCCGCTCACCTTCGAGACCCTGTTCGCCCCCGAGACCCGTCCGCTCGACGCGATCTACCCGCTGGTGCAGCGCGCGCTGGCCGACCGGCTCGACGTCGCCGACCCGGTGTCGCCGAAGGCCGGTCTGGACGCCGCCAACTACCAGAGCTTCGCGGTCACACCCGAGGAGCTGATCTTCTACTTCGATCGCGGCGTGCTCATGGCCGGGGCCGCCGGCGCGCACGCCGTGGCGCTACCGCGCGACCAGTTGCCCCCGCTGGCCCTTTGA
- a CDS encoding PQQ-binding-like beta-propeller repeat protein yields MLRRLAALASASLVAVVVVAGCADTDPWVHAAPADGWPAPYADAANSSYTDTAGARDLEPAWTRSVKGELGAGVALGAFGYLAANAQTEAGCSLMVWENDNNARQRWCTRLAQGGGFGGPLFDGFDNLYVGQPGAMLSFPPTQWIRWRQQVIGMPLTPRLLGNGELLVVTHLGQVLVFDAHRGTVVGNPIDLVDGVDPTDPQRGLDDCAPARSRCPVAAPPAFSPASGIIVLSLWQPGASAATLVGLRYRQGQNPLLTREWTSDAVAAGVLAAPTLSADGATVYVNGRDRKLWALNADDGEVKWSVPLNHLAQTPPTVSPDGTLLAGGGPDAVLTGIEDLGDKAEIRWRRGDVENLTSAGQAGAEVAYTVVSDEGADGLALLVFDPRDGETINSYPLRGATGFPVGVAVGADGRVVAATSDGQVYGFDAR; encoded by the coding sequence GTGCTTCGGCGACTTGCTGCACTGGCATCCGCCTCCCTGGTCGCCGTGGTGGTAGTGGCCGGCTGCGCGGACACCGATCCGTGGGTGCACGCCGCCCCGGCCGACGGCTGGCCCGCGCCCTACGCCGACGCGGCCAACAGCAGCTACACCGACACCGCGGGCGCCCGGGACCTGGAGCCCGCGTGGACCCGGTCGGTCAAGGGTGAACTCGGCGCCGGGGTGGCCCTCGGCGCCTTCGGCTACCTGGCCGCCAACGCCCAGACCGAGGCCGGGTGCTCGCTGATGGTGTGGGAGAACGACAACAACGCGCGCCAACGCTGGTGTACCCGGCTGGCCCAGGGCGGCGGGTTCGGCGGGCCGTTGTTCGACGGGTTCGACAACCTCTACGTCGGCCAGCCCGGGGCCATGCTGTCCTTCCCGCCCACGCAGTGGATCCGGTGGCGTCAGCAGGTGATCGGGATGCCCCTGACACCAAGGCTTCTGGGGAACGGCGAGCTGCTGGTGGTCACGCATCTGGGTCAGGTGCTGGTGTTCGACGCGCACCGCGGCACCGTGGTGGGCAATCCGATCGACCTGGTCGACGGCGTCGACCCGACCGATCCGCAGCGTGGTCTCGACGACTGCGCCCCGGCTCGGTCGCGTTGTCCCGTCGCGGCCCCGCCGGCCTTCTCCCCGGCGTCGGGCATCATCGTGCTGAGCCTGTGGCAGCCCGGGGCGTCCGCGGCCACCCTGGTCGGCCTGCGCTACCGGCAGGGCCAGAACCCCTTGCTGACGCGGGAGTGGACCAGCGACGCCGTCGCGGCCGGGGTGCTGGCCGCGCCGACCCTGTCCGCCGACGGCGCCACCGTCTACGTCAACGGCCGGGACCGGAAACTGTGGGCGTTGAACGCCGACGACGGCGAGGTGAAGTGGTCGGTGCCGCTGAACCATCTGGCGCAGACCCCGCCGACGGTGTCCCCCGACGGCACGCTGCTGGCCGGCGGCGGCCCGGACGCCGTCCTGACCGGCATCGAGGACCTCGGCGATAAGGCCGAAATCCGTTGGCGGCGAGGCGATGTCGAGAACCTGACCTCGGCCGGCCAGGCCGGAGCCGAGGTCGCCTACACGGTGGTCAGCGACGAGGGGGCCGACGGTCTGGCGTTGCTGGTGTTCGATCCGCGCGACGGCGAGACGATCAACAGTTATCCGCTGCGCGGGGCCACCGGATTTCCGGTCGGGGTCGCCGTCGGCGCCGACGGTCGGGTGGTCGCCGCGACCAGCGACGGGCAGGTCTACGGCTTCGACGCCCGCTGA
- a CDS encoding glycosyltransferase family 4 protein, translating to MRILMVSWEYPPVVIGGLGRHVHHLATDLAAAGHEVVVLSRRPTDTDPSTHPSTDEVAEGVRVIAAAQDPHEFAFGTDMMAWTLAMGHAMVRSGLTLRDWQPDLVHAHDWLVAHPAIALAEFFDVPLVSTIHATEAGRHSGWISGPVSRQVHALESWLVHESDSLIACSESMREEITRLFGPGLSEITVIPNGIDTAGWPFAQRRPHEGPPELLYFGRLEYEKGVHEAIAALPRIRRAYPGTTLTIAGDGTQLDWLIELARKHKVRKATKFIGRVDHQELLRLLHRADAAVLPSHYEPFGIVALEAAAAGTPLVTSNVGGLGEAVIDGFTGVSCPPRDVGALAAAVRTVLADPAAAQRRAVAARERLTADFSWSTVADATSQVYLASKRAEREPQRRRVIVERPLPDYG from the coding sequence GTGAGAATCCTGATGGTGTCGTGGGAGTACCCGCCGGTGGTGATCGGCGGCCTCGGCCGGCACGTGCATCACCTGGCGACCGACCTGGCCGCGGCCGGCCACGAGGTGGTGGTGCTGTCCCGCCGGCCGACCGACACCGATCCCAGCACGCACCCGTCCACCGACGAGGTCGCCGAGGGGGTGCGCGTCATCGCCGCCGCACAGGACCCGCACGAGTTCGCCTTCGGCACCGACATGATGGCCTGGACGCTGGCGATGGGCCACGCCATGGTGCGCTCGGGCCTGACGTTGCGCGACTGGCAGCCCGACCTCGTGCACGCCCACGACTGGCTGGTGGCACACCCGGCGATCGCGCTGGCCGAATTCTTCGATGTGCCACTGGTTTCCACCATCCACGCCACCGAGGCCGGCCGACACTCCGGCTGGATCTCCGGCCCGGTCAGCCGCCAGGTGCATGCGCTGGAGTCCTGGCTGGTGCACGAATCGGATTCGCTGATCGCCTGTTCGGAGTCGATGCGCGAGGAGATCACCCGCCTGTTCGGGCCCGGCCTGTCCGAGATCACCGTGATCCCCAACGGAATCGACACCGCCGGCTGGCCGTTCGCGCAGCGCCGGCCGCACGAGGGGCCCCCGGAATTGCTGTACTTCGGCCGGCTCGAATACGAGAAGGGCGTCCACGAGGCCATCGCCGCCCTGCCGCGCATCCGCCGGGCATACCCCGGGACCACCCTGACCATCGCCGGGGACGGCACCCAGCTGGACTGGCTCATCGAGTTGGCGCGCAAACACAAGGTACGCAAGGCAACCAAGTTCATCGGTCGCGTGGACCATCAGGAACTGCTGCGGCTGCTGCATCGGGCCGACGCGGCGGTGCTGCCCTCGCACTACGAACCGTTCGGCATCGTGGCGCTCGAGGCCGCCGCGGCCGGCACCCCCCTGGTGACCTCCAACGTCGGCGGGCTGGGCGAGGCGGTCATCGACGGGTTCACCGGGGTGTCGTGTCCCCCGCGCGACGTCGGCGCGCTGGCCGCGGCGGTGCGAACGGTGCTCGCCGACCCGGCCGCCGCGCAACGCCGCGCCGTGGCCGCGCGGGAGCGCCTGACCGCCGACTTCTCCTGGTCGACGGTGGCCGACGCCACCTCGCAGGTCTACCTGGCGTCCAAGCGCGCCGAGCGGGAACCGCAGCGGCGCCGCGTCATCGTGGAGCGTCCGCTGCCCGACTACGGCTGA
- a CDS encoding enoyl-CoA hydratase, which translates to MTGGHEFVSLHTDAQQPGIGTIWLSRPPSNALTRQMYREVAATAEHVAAREDIAVVILFGGHEIFSAGDDVPELRTLSAAEAATAAAVRDAAIGAVAAIPKPTIAAVTGYALGAGLTLALAADWRVAGDNVKVAASEILADLIPDGAALDRLAAAVGPGHAKDMVFSGRFVDAEEAAAMGLLDQLVAPDAVYDAACARARRYLRAPAVAVAAAKDMIDGRCDADERRRRYLDVFAAGTTV; encoded by the coding sequence GTGACCGGCGGCCACGAGTTCGTCAGCCTGCACACCGACGCCCAGCAGCCGGGCATCGGCACCATCTGGCTGTCCCGGCCGCCGAGCAACGCGCTGACCCGGCAGATGTACCGCGAGGTGGCTGCCACCGCCGAGCACGTCGCCGCCCGGGAAGACATCGCGGTGGTGATCCTGTTCGGGGGACACGAGATCTTCTCCGCCGGCGACGACGTGCCGGAACTGCGCACGCTGTCCGCCGCGGAAGCGGCCACCGCGGCGGCGGTGCGCGACGCCGCGATCGGTGCCGTAGCGGCGATCCCGAAACCCACGATCGCCGCGGTCACCGGGTACGCGCTGGGTGCGGGGCTGACGCTGGCGCTGGCCGCGGACTGGCGGGTGGCCGGGGACAACGTCAAGGTCGCGGCCTCGGAGATCCTCGCGGATCTGATCCCCGACGGCGCGGCGCTGGACCGGCTGGCGGCCGCGGTCGGGCCCGGGCACGCCAAGGACATGGTGTTCAGCGGGCGCTTCGTGGACGCCGAGGAGGCGGCCGCCATGGGCCTGCTGGATCAGCTGGTGGCCCCCGACGCGGTGTACGACGCCGCGTGCGCGCGGGCCCGGCGCTACCTGCGGGCGCCCGCGGTGGCGGTGGCCGCCGCCAAGGACATGATCGACGGCCGGTGCGACGCTGACGAGCGGCGCCGACGCTACCTGGATGTCTTCGCGGCCGGCACCACCGTTTAG
- a CDS encoding acyltransferase yields MTTMWGAPIHKRWRGSRLRDPRQAKFLTRASLKWVLANRAYTPWYLVRYWRLLKFKLANPHIITRGMVFLGKDVEIQATPELSQMEIGRWVHIGDKNTIRCHEGSLRIGDKVVLGRDNVINTYLDIELGDSVLMADWCYIVDFDHKMDDINLPIKDQGIVKSPVRIGPDTWVAAKVSVLRGTSIGRGCVLGSHAVVRGEVPDFSIAVGAPAKVVKNRKLAWENSAAQRAELAAALADIERKKAAR; encoded by the coding sequence ATGACGACCATGTGGGGTGCACCAATCCACAAGCGGTGGCGGGGTTCGCGGCTGCGCGATCCGCGGCAGGCCAAGTTTCTGACGCGCGCATCGCTGAAATGGGTGCTGGCCAACCGCGCCTACACGCCGTGGTACCTGGTCCGGTACTGGCGGCTGCTGAAGTTCAAGCTGGCCAACCCGCACATCATCACCCGGGGAATGGTCTTCCTGGGCAAGGACGTGGAGATCCAGGCGACCCCCGAGCTGTCCCAGATGGAGATCGGGCGCTGGGTGCACATCGGCGACAAGAACACCATCCGGTGTCACGAGGGTTCGCTGCGCATCGGCGACAAGGTGGTACTCGGCCGGGACAACGTGATCAACACCTACCTGGACATCGAGCTCGGCGATTCGGTGCTGATGGCGGACTGGTGCTACATCGTGGACTTCGACCACAAGATGGACGACATCAACCTGCCGATCAAAGACCAGGGCATCGTGAAGAGCCCCGTGCGGATCGGCCCGGACACCTGGGTCGCGGCCAAGGTCAGCGTCCTGCGCGGCACCTCGATCGGACGCGGCTGCGTGTTGGGTTCGCACGCGGTGGTCCGCGGCGAGGTGCCGGACTTCTCGATCGCCGTGGGCGCGCCGGCGAAGGTGGTCAAGAACCGCAAGCTGGCCTGGGAGAACTCGGCGGCGCAGCGCGCCGAGCTGGCCGCCGCGCTGGCCGACATCGAACGGAAGAAAGCCGCCCGCTGA
- a CDS encoding glycoside hydrolase family 57 protein: MTAPVPGMFSLVLHTHLPWLAHHGRWPVGEEWLYQSWSACYLPLMRVLRRLAAEDRRGVLTLGLTPVVTAQLDDPYCLDGMHHWLANWQLRALEATTLTGDGSDALREFGIREHAHADEALEDFTTLWRHGGSPLLRELIDAGTLELLGGPLAHPFQPLLAPRLREFALREGLADAQQRFAHTPSGIWAPECAYAPGMETGYAAAGVTHFMVDGPSLHGDTALGRPVGDTDVLAFGRDLQVSYRVWSPKSGYPGHGAYRDFHTYDHTTGLKPARVTGRKVASEDKAPYDPPRAEAAVDAHVADFVEVIRRRLISESERIGRPAHVVAAFDTELFGHWWYEGPMWLERVLRALPEAGIQLGTLRDAAAAGYTGTPVELPPSSWGSGKDWQVWSGEQVADLVQLNAEVVDTALASVDKALAQAGGPGRPPARDHVADQILRETLLTVSSDWPFMVSKDSAAEYARYRAHLHAHATREMAAALDSGRRDAAIRLAENWNRADGLFGALDARRLPRP, from the coding sequence ATGACCGCGCCGGTCCCGGGCATGTTCAGCCTGGTGCTGCACACCCACCTGCCATGGTTGGCGCACCACGGGCGCTGGCCCGTCGGCGAGGAGTGGCTCTACCAGTCGTGGTCGGCCTGCTACCTGCCGCTGATGCGGGTGCTGCGCCGCCTCGCCGCCGAAGACCGCCGGGGCGTGCTCACGCTCGGCCTGACCCCGGTGGTGACCGCGCAGCTCGACGACCCGTACTGCCTCGACGGCATGCACCACTGGCTGGCGAACTGGCAGCTGCGCGCCCTGGAGGCGACCACCCTGACCGGTGATGGCTCAGACGCGTTGCGGGAGTTCGGGATTCGCGAACACGCCCACGCCGACGAGGCCCTCGAGGACTTCACCACGCTGTGGCGGCACGGCGGCAGCCCGCTGCTGCGCGAGCTGATCGACGCCGGCACCCTCGAACTGCTCGGCGGTCCCCTGGCCCATCCGTTCCAGCCGCTGCTGGCGCCGCGCCTGCGCGAGTTCGCGCTGCGCGAGGGGTTGGCCGACGCCCAGCAGCGCTTCGCCCACACCCCGTCGGGTATCTGGGCCCCGGAGTGCGCCTATGCGCCCGGGATGGAGACCGGATACGCGGCCGCCGGCGTCACGCACTTCATGGTGGACGGGCCGTCGCTGCACGGCGACACCGCGCTGGGCCGTCCGGTGGGTGACACCGACGTGCTGGCCTTCGGACGCGACCTGCAGGTCAGCTACCGGGTCTGGTCGCCGAAGTCCGGCTATCCGGGCCACGGCGCCTACCGCGACTTCCACACCTACGACCACACCACCGGGCTGAAGCCCGCGCGGGTGACCGGGCGCAAGGTGGCCTCCGAGGACAAAGCGCCCTACGACCCACCGCGCGCCGAGGCCGCCGTCGACGCCCACGTCGCCGACTTCGTCGAGGTGATCCGGCGCCGGCTGATCTCCGAATCCGAGCGCATCGGCCGGCCGGCCCACGTGGTCGCCGCCTTCGACACCGAGTTGTTCGGTCACTGGTGGTACGAGGGTCCGATGTGGCTGGAGCGGGTCCTGCGCGCGCTGCCCGAGGCCGGCATCCAGCTCGGCACGCTGCGCGACGCCGCCGCCGCCGGTTACACCGGCACCCCGGTCGAATTGCCGCCCAGCTCTTGGGGTTCCGGCAAGGACTGGCAGGTGTGGTCCGGCGAGCAGGTCGCCGACCTGGTGCAGCTGAACGCCGAGGTGGTCGACACCGCGCTGGCGTCGGTGGACAAGGCGCTGGCCCAGGCCGGCGGCCCGGGCCGGCCCCCCGCCCGCGACCACGTGGCCGACCAGATTCTGCGCGAGACCCTGCTGACGGTGTCCAGCGACTGGCCGTTCATGGTCAGCAAGGATTCCGCGGCCGAGTACGCGCGCTACCGCGCGCATCTGCATGCGCACGCCACGCGCGAGATGGCCGCCGCGCTGGACTCCGGGCGTCGCGACGCGGCCATCCGCCTCGCCGAGAACTGGAACCGCGCCGACGGCCTGTTCGGCGCGCTGGACGCCCGGCGGTTGCCCCGGCCATGA
- a CDS encoding ABC transporter ATP-binding protein, whose translation MPEADLDPADVTDADLLIDFRDVALRRGGRNLVGPLNWQVELDERWVVVGPNGAGKTSLLRMAAATEHPSSGTAFVLGERLGRIDVSELRARVGLSSSALSQRVPDDEVVRDLVVSAGYSVLGRWRERYEDMDYAQAVDMLESVGGEHLADRTYGTLSEGERKRVLIARSLMTDPELLLLDEPGAGLDLGGREELVARMADLAADPDAPAIVLVTHHVEEIPPGFTHCLLLAEGQTVASGLLPDVLTSENLSKAFGQAITVDTIDGRYFARRVRSRAAHRRRA comes from the coding sequence GTGCCCGAAGCCGACCTTGACCCAGCCGACGTCACCGACGCCGACCTGTTGATCGACTTCCGCGACGTGGCGTTGCGCCGCGGCGGGCGCAACCTCGTCGGACCGCTGAACTGGCAGGTCGAACTCGACGAGCGCTGGGTGGTCGTGGGCCCCAACGGCGCCGGGAAGACCTCGCTGTTGCGCATGGCCGCCGCCACCGAACACCCGTCGTCCGGGACCGCCTTCGTGCTGGGGGAGCGGCTGGGCCGCATCGACGTCTCGGAGCTGCGAGCCAGGGTGGGGCTGTCCTCCTCCGCGTTGTCGCAGCGGGTCCCCGACGACGAGGTGGTGCGCGACCTCGTGGTGTCGGCGGGTTACTCGGTGCTGGGGCGCTGGCGGGAACGCTACGAGGACATGGACTACGCCCAGGCCGTCGACATGCTGGAAAGCGTCGGCGGCGAACACCTCGCCGATCGCACCTACGGCACCCTCTCGGAGGGCGAGCGCAAACGGGTGCTCATCGCGCGGTCGTTGATGACCGATCCTGAACTGCTGCTGCTCGACGAGCCGGGCGCCGGCCTCGATCTCGGGGGGCGCGAGGAACTCGTCGCCCGGATGGCCGACCTGGCCGCCGACCCCGACGCACCGGCCATCGTCCTGGTCACCCATCATGTCGAGGAGATCCCGCCGGGATTCACCCACTGCCTGCTGCTCGCCGAGGGGCAGACGGTGGCCAGCGGCCTGTTGCCCGACGTGTTGACCTCGGAGAACCTGTCCAAGGCCTTCGGACAGGCCATCACCGTCGACACCATCGACGGCCGTTATTTCGCGCGACGCGTGCGTAGTCGCGCCGCACACAGGAGACGCGCATGA
- a CDS encoding esterase, with amino-acid sequence MRNRSVATAAAVLTLGALLSAGSAAAAAPTCADLDATQVEQVCQILRSDPGYRVDLSFPATYPDAEALHDYVRQTRDGFLNVAQTPDARSRPYALEMRAREYGAAVGPRDTRSVVLETYEDVGGPRAATFYKTFTWDNGLREPVTIDTLFRPDVEPFPVLRALVQGEVSKQFGAAEPIPAGAGLDPRAYQNFALTDDALIFFFDRGALLAETAGVFEVSLPRTAVGPLLA; translated from the coding sequence ATGCGTAACCGCTCGGTGGCCACGGCCGCGGCCGTCCTGACCCTCGGTGCCCTGCTCAGCGCCGGCTCCGCGGCCGCCGCGGCGCCGACGTGTGCCGACCTCGACGCCACCCAAGTGGAACAGGTGTGCCAGATTCTGCGGTCCGATCCCGGTTACCGGGTGGACCTCAGCTTCCCGGCCACCTACCCGGACGCCGAAGCGCTGCACGACTACGTCCGGCAGACCCGCGACGGCTTCCTCAACGTGGCCCAGACCCCGGATGCGCGCTCGCGCCCGTACGCGCTGGAGATGCGGGCCCGCGAGTACGGCGCGGCCGTCGGGCCGCGGGACACCCGGTCGGTGGTCCTGGAAACCTACGAGGACGTGGGCGGCCCGCGCGCCGCGACCTTCTACAAGACGTTCACCTGGGACAACGGGCTGCGCGAGCCCGTCACCATCGACACCTTGTTCCGCCCGGACGTCGAGCCGTTTCCGGTGCTGCGCGCGTTGGTGCAGGGCGAGGTGAGCAAGCAGTTCGGGGCGGCCGAGCCGATCCCGGCAGGAGCCGGACTGGATCCGCGGGCCTATCAGAACTTCGCGCTCACCGATGATGCGTTGATCTTCTTCTTCGACCGCGGGGCGCTGCTGGCCGAGACGGCAGGCGTGTTCGAGGTCAGCCTGCCGCGCACGGCCGTCGGCCCGCTGTTGGCCTGA
- a CDS encoding class I SAM-dependent methyltransferase, with the protein MTSTHESPAPNPHATAEQVEAAMKDSKLAQVLYHDWEAESYDDKWSISYDQRCVDYARGRFDAAVPEEVQRELPYDRALELGCGTGFFLLNLIQAGVARRGSVTDLSPGMVKVATRNGQGLGLDIDGRVADAEGIPYEDNTFDLVVGHAVLHHIPDVELSLREVVRVLKPGGRFIFAGEPTTVGNRYARELSTLTWHAATNITKLPFLRDWRRPQTELDESSRAAALEAVVDLHTFDPADLERMATNAGAVEVRTASEEFTAAMLGWPVRTFEAAVPPGKLGWGWAKFAFGSWTSLSWVDANVWRRVVPKGWFYNVMVTGVKPGSAAEPAGT; encoded by the coding sequence ATGACCAGCACGCACGAATCACCGGCGCCCAACCCGCACGCCACCGCGGAGCAGGTCGAAGCCGCCATGAAGGACAGCAAGCTCGCCCAGGTGCTCTACCACGACTGGGAGGCCGAGAGCTACGACGACAAGTGGTCCATCTCGTATGACCAGCGGTGCGTCGACTATGCCCGGGGCCGTTTCGATGCCGCGGTACCGGAAGAGGTGCAGCGCGAACTGCCCTACGACCGGGCCCTCGAATTGGGCTGCGGCACCGGCTTCTTCCTGCTCAACCTGATCCAGGCCGGGGTTGCCCGCCGAGGCTCGGTCACCGACCTGTCCCCGGGCATGGTCAAGGTCGCCACCCGCAACGGCCAGGGCCTCGGCCTGGACATCGACGGCCGTGTCGCCGATGCGGAGGGCATCCCCTACGAGGACAACACCTTCGACCTGGTGGTCGGCCACGCCGTGCTGCACCACATCCCCGACGTCGAACTGTCGCTGCGCGAGGTGGTCCGGGTGCTCAAGCCGGGCGGACGGTTCATCTTCGCCGGCGAGCCCACCACCGTGGGCAACCGGTACGCGCGGGAGCTGTCGACGCTGACCTGGCACGCCGCCACCAACATCACGAAGCTGCCGTTCCTGCGGGACTGGCGCCGCCCGCAGACCGAACTCGACGAGTCCTCCCGCGCCGCGGCCCTGGAGGCCGTCGTGGACCTGCACACCTTCGATCCCGCCGATCTCGAGCGGATGGCCACCAACGCCGGCGCCGTCGAGGTGCGCACGGCCAGCGAGGAGTTCACCGCCGCGATGCTCGGCTGGCCGGTGCGGACGTTCGAGGCCGCGGTGCCGCCGGGCAAGCTCGGCTGGGGTTGGGCGAAGTTCGCCTTCGGCAGCTGGACCTCCCTGAGCTGGGTCGACGCGAACGTGTGGCGTCGGGTGGTGCCCAAGGGCTGGTTCTACAACGTGATGGTGACCGGGGTGAAGCCCGGTTCGGCTGCCGAACCCGCCGGAACCTGA